A stretch of the Lolium perenne isolate Kyuss_39 chromosome 3, Kyuss_2.0, whole genome shotgun sequence genome encodes the following:
- the LOC127344658 gene encoding 26S proteasome non-ATPase regulatory subunit 12 homolog A isoform X1, with amino-acid sequence MAQEGNLDAAIESLLNVEKQCRLAGDVAGTRKAAVDIVELCFKDAAWKTLNDQIVVLSKRRGQLKQAITAVVQKAMEYIDVTPDVDTRIELIKTLSSVAAGKIYVEIERARLIKRLAKIKEELGKIDEAADLMQEVAVETFGSMAKTEKIAFILEQVRLCLDRQDYVRAQILSRKISPRVFDADTSKEKKKPKDGDNMVQEAPAEIPSLLELKRIYYELMIRYYSHNNDYLEICRCYKSIYEIPSVKEDPAKWIPVLRKICWYLVLAPHDPMQSSLLNATLEDKNLSEIPNFRLLLKQLVTMEVIQWTKLWEFFKDEYENEKNFLGGALGTKAAEDLKLRIIEHNILVVSKYYSRITLKRIADLLCLSLQEAEKHLSDMVNSKALIAKIDRPMGIISFRTAQDSNGVLNSWASNLEKLLDLVEKSCHQIHKETMIHKVVLKA; translated from the exons ATGGCGCAGGAGGGGAACCTCGACGCGGCGATCGAGTCGCTCCTGAACGTGGAGAAGCAGTGTAGGCTGGCCGGGGACGTGGCCGGCACGCGGAAGGCTGCCGTCGACATCGTCGAGCTCTGCTTCAAGGACGCCGCGTGGAAGACGCTCAACGACCAGATCGTCGTCCTCTCCAAGCGCAGGGGCCAGCTCAAGCAG GCCATTACTGCTGTGGTTCAGAAAGCGATGGAGTACATTGACGTGACACCAGATGTAGACACCCGTATTGAGCTTATCAAAACATTGAGCAGCGTCGCTGCTGGAAAA ATATATGTAGAGATCGAGAGAGCTAGATTGATCAAAAGACTTGCAAAAATCAAAGAGGAGCTGGGAAAGATTGACGAGGCTGCTGATTTGATGCAGGAAGTTGCT GTTGAAACATTTGGCTCAATGGCAAAGACAGAGAAGATTGCATTTATTCTGGAGCAG GTTCGGTTGTGTCTGGATCGTCAAGATTATGTCCGGGCACAAATATTATCCAGGAAAATTAGCCCTAGGGTCTTTGATGCAGATAcatcaaaggaaaaaaagaaacCAAAAGACGGTGATAATATGGTTCAGGAAGCCCCTGCGGAGATACCGTCACTCTTAGAACTGAAGCGCATCTACTATGAACTGATGATTCG CTATTACTCACATAACAATGATTACCTTGAAATCTGCCGTTGCTACAAGTCGATTTATGAAATTCCATCAGTAAAAGAGGATCCAGCAAAGTGGATACCG GTTCTTAGGAAgatttgctggtacttggtgctgGCTCCTCATGATCCAATGCAGTCGAGCCTTCTCAATGCTACACTAGAGGATAAAAATCTTTCTGAGATCCCAAATTTCCG GTTACTACTGAAGCAACTCGTTACCATGGAGGTGATTCAGTGGACAAAGTTGTGGGAATTCTTCAAGGATGAGTATGAGAATGAGAAGAATTTTCTTGGAGGAGCTTTAGGTACCAAAGCTGCGGAAGATTTGAAGCTGAGGATCATCGAACAT AATATCTTGGTTGTTTCGAAGTactattcaaggatcaccctgaaGAGGATTGCGGATCTTCTTTGCTTGAGCTTGCAG GAAGCAGAGAAACATCTTTCAGACATGGTGAACTCAAAGGCCTTGATTGCAAAGATTGACAGACCAATGGGGATCATATCGTTCCGTACAGCTCAGGACAGCAATGGGGTGCTCAACTCGTGGGCGTCGAACCTCGAGAAGCTTCTTGACCTTGTTGAGAAGAGCTGCCACCAAATACACAAGGAGACCATGATCCACAAGGTGGTGTTGAAAGCGTAA
- the LOC127344655 gene encoding caffeoylshikimate esterase encodes MMFVFLLSTPKTILRLNQLVVIPVQTEKEYIYSAPLGYFYRERLLAWSLGLFGVSIRGISKTFSMAHYKDGTKYEEGFTVNSRGNRLFTCKWTPKKLQPKAMIFICHGYGGECSISMADTAARLVHAGYAVYGIDQEGHGKSPGPKGYISSFSDIVKDCADYFKGVCEKPENKMKKRFLYGFSMGGTVVIQLHRKDPTYWDGAVLLAPMCKLGDDMRPHPAVVGALKMISFVVPSWRVIPAPDKLDKVCKDPQFKKEIRSNPYMYKGNLALQTGHELLAVSLDIEKNLEEVTLPFLVLHGEDDVVADPEGSRLLHERAASRDKTLKLYAGMWHVLMAEPPADVERVFADVTSWLEERTGTATVSAAK; translated from the exons ATGATGTTTGTGTTTCTTCTCTCAACACCGAAGACAATTCTTCGTCTCAATCAGTTGGTTGTGATTCCTGTTCAGACAGAAAAGGAGTATATATATTCAGCACCCCTGGGTTATTTTTACCGTGAGAGGTTGCTTGCTTGGAGTCTTGGATTGTTTGGCGTATCCATACGCGGCATTTCGAAGACCTTTTCCATG GCTCATTACAAAGATGGTACCAAGTATGAAGAG GGCTTCACTGTGAATTCACGAGGCAACAGGCTCTTCACCTGCAAATGGACGCCCAAGAAATTACAGCCCAAAGCAATGATCTTTATCTGCCATG GCTATGGAGGAGAGTGCAGCATATCGATGGCAG ACACCGCCGCGCGATTGGTGCACGCCGGCTACGCTGTGTACGGGATAGACCAAGAGGGCCATGGCAAATCTCCCGGCCCAAAAGGATACATATCGAGCTTCAGCGACATCGTCAAGGATTGTGCCGACTATTTCAAGGGCGTTTGTG AGAAGCCGGAGAataagatgaagaagaggttccTCTACGGCTTCTCCATGGGAGGGACGGTGGTGATTCAGCTGCACAGGAAGGATCCTACCTACTGGGACGGTGCCGTCTTGCTTGCTCCCATGTGCAAG CTCGGCGATGACATGCGGCCTCATCCGGCGGTGGTTGGCGCTTTGAAGATGATCTCCTTCGTTGTGCCTAGCTGGAGAGTCATCCCTGCCCCAGACAAGCTCGACAAAGTCTGCAAAGATCCCCAGTTTAAGAAAGAG ATCCGTTCCAACCCGTACATGTACAAGGGGAACCTCGCGCTGCAGACAGGCCACGAGCTCCTGGCGGTCAGCCTGGACATCGAGAAGAACCTGGAGGAGGTGACGCTGCCGTTCCTGGTGCTGCACGGCGAGGACGACGTGGTGGCCGATCCTGAGGGTAGCAGGCTGCTCCACGAGCGGGCGGCGAGCAGGGACAAGACCCTGAAGCTGTACGCCGGGATGTGGCACGTGCTCATGGCCGAGCCGCCGGCTGACGTCGAGCGGGTCTTCGCCGACGTGACGTCGTGGCTTGAGGAGAGGACCGGCACGGCCACGGTGAGCGCCGCCAAGTGA
- the LOC127344659 gene encoding FBD-associated F-box protein At1g61320 translates to MQFGFDAAVRTTQRWLQQVFTPADSGSATSSADSNATTCKQDDVSQAAQNTRQEPMFEELPEDIRYHIHSLLPVQDAARAACVSHGFLRSWRCYPNLTLNERTLGLAGKKIKGREIDLICIVDPILKNHSGLKTLILDLLPFRNISASCLDRWLHAAVHSGVKELSLALSSHSEESYSFPCSVLSGEAAASSIQSLYLFGCAFHPTETIGHLRRLKILHLSCVHITEEGLEHLLSKSFALEELEIFKCSNIICLTIPCTLQQLKFLKVAWCQVLQAVEINAPKLSSFYYSGTALLGISVGDSSQLKDVHLVHPPCILYYARARLPSIARNVKSLTLASCGENVNTPMLLSKLPRLKKLDIRLLGLEPAFSPHYDALSLISFLQASPALDSFILRINQDVMCHDSVVGDDYIYLRKKPEFRHEHLRQVMITGFRASKSLVELVIYILESAPSLERLKLDTTDSDDRSSCTSRKPCRCSWMTKSNVADAHVAMEVAARCIASRVPSGVEFKVLGPCKL, encoded by the exons ATGCAGTTCGGCTTCGATGCCGCCGTGCGCACGACGCAGCGGTGGCTGCAGCAAGTTTTTACTCCTGCAG ATAGTGGATCGGCGACGTCATCGGCTGATTCAAATGCCACAACCTGCAAACAAGACGATGTTTCTCAAGCTGCTCAAAATACAAGACAGGAACCTATGTTTGAGGAACTCCCAGAG GACATCCGTTACCATATACATTCCCTCTTGCCAGTGCAAGATGCTGCCCGTGCTGCCTGTGTATCTCATGGTTTTCTGCGTTCCTGGAGATGCTATCCCAATCTCACACTCAACGAGCGTACACTTGGGTTGGCTGGCAAGAAAATTAAGGGCAGAGAAATCGATCTCATCTGCATAGTTGACCCCATTCTGAAGAACCATTCTGGGCTGAAGACACTTATACTTGATCTTTTACCTTTCAGAAATATCAGCGCCTCCTGCCTGGACAGGTGGCTCCATGCCGCTGTTCATTCTGGGGTCAAAGAACTTAGCTTGGCGCTGTCTTCACACAGCGAGGAAAGTTACAGCTTCCCATGTTCGGTTTTGTCTGGTGAGGCGGCTGCAAGTTCAATTCAGTCTCTTTATCTCTTTGGTTGCGCTTTTCATCCCACAGAAACAATTGGCCACTTGAGAAGATTGAAAATATTGCATCTGTCTTGTGTCCACATTACTGAGGAGGGATTGGAGCACCTGCTCTCGAAATCTTTTGCCCTGGAGGAGCTGGAAATCTTCAAATGCAGCAACATAATTTGCTTGACGATACCTTGTACACTGCAGCAACTCAAGTTCCTCAAGGTTGCATGGTGTCAAGTGTTGCAGGCGGTGGAGATTAATGCCCCAAAGCTCTCCTCGTTTTACTACAGTGGGACAGCCCTGCTTGGAATCTCTGTTGGAGATTCTTCACAACTTAAGGATGTGCATTTGGTCCATCCGCCCTGCATTCTCTATTATGCACGTGCTAGGCTTCCGTCCATCGCACGGAATGTTAAGAGCCTTACCCTGGCCTCTTGTGGCGAG AATGTCAACACTCCGATGCTTCTCTCCAAGCTCCCACGCCTCAAGAAGTTGGACATTAGACTCCTTGGATTAGAACCAGCCTTCTCTCCTCACTATGATGCCCTGTCTCTGATTTCTTTTCTTCAAGCCTCTCCTGCCTTGGATTCTTTTATACTGCGT ATCAATCAAGACGTCATGTGTCACGATTCTGTTGTTGGAGATGACTACATTTACCTGAGGAAGAAGCCAGAGTTCCGGCATGAGCACCTCAGGCAAGTGATGATCACAGGTTTCCGTGCATCCAAGAGCCTGGTTGAGCTCGTGATCTACATCCTTGAGAGTGCGCCTTCGCTCGAGCGCCTCAAACTAGACACAACAGATAGCGATGATAGGAGTTCTTGTACCTCAAGAAAGCCATGCAGATGCTCGTGGATGACAAAGAGTAATGTTGCGGACGCTCATGTAGCTATGGAGGTTGCTGCCAGATGCATCGCGTCGAGAGTTCCCTCTGGTGTTGAATTCAAGGTCCTAGGGCCCTGCAAGCTGTAG
- the LOC127344658 gene encoding 26S proteasome non-ATPase regulatory subunit 12 homolog A isoform X2: MEGNLDAAIESLLNVEKQCRLAGDVAGTRKAAVDIVELCFKDAAWKTLNDQIVVLSKRRGQLKQAITAVVQKAMEYIDVTPDVDTRIELIKTLSSVAAGKIYVEIERARLIKRLAKIKEELGKIDEAADLMQEVAVETFGSMAKTEKIAFILEQVRLCLDRQDYVRAQILSRKISPRVFDADTSKEKKKPKDGDNMVQEAPAEIPSLLELKRIYYELMIRYYSHNNDYLEICRCYKSIYEIPSVKEDPAKWIPVLRKICWYLVLAPHDPMQSSLLNATLEDKNLSEIPNFRLLLKQLVTMEVIQWTKLWEFFKDEYENEKNFLGGALGTKAAEDLKLRIIEHNILVVSKYYSRITLKRIADLLCLSLQEAEKHLSDMVNSKALIAKIDRPMGIISFRTAQDSNGVLNSWASNLEKLLDLVEKSCHQIHKETMIHKVVLKA, from the exons ATG GAGGGGAACCTCGACGCGGCGATCGAGTCGCTCCTGAACGTGGAGAAGCAGTGTAGGCTGGCCGGGGACGTGGCCGGCACGCGGAAGGCTGCCGTCGACATCGTCGAGCTCTGCTTCAAGGACGCCGCGTGGAAGACGCTCAACGACCAGATCGTCGTCCTCTCCAAGCGCAGGGGCCAGCTCAAGCAG GCCATTACTGCTGTGGTTCAGAAAGCGATGGAGTACATTGACGTGACACCAGATGTAGACACCCGTATTGAGCTTATCAAAACATTGAGCAGCGTCGCTGCTGGAAAA ATATATGTAGAGATCGAGAGAGCTAGATTGATCAAAAGACTTGCAAAAATCAAAGAGGAGCTGGGAAAGATTGACGAGGCTGCTGATTTGATGCAGGAAGTTGCT GTTGAAACATTTGGCTCAATGGCAAAGACAGAGAAGATTGCATTTATTCTGGAGCAG GTTCGGTTGTGTCTGGATCGTCAAGATTATGTCCGGGCACAAATATTATCCAGGAAAATTAGCCCTAGGGTCTTTGATGCAGATAcatcaaaggaaaaaaagaaacCAAAAGACGGTGATAATATGGTTCAGGAAGCCCCTGCGGAGATACCGTCACTCTTAGAACTGAAGCGCATCTACTATGAACTGATGATTCG CTATTACTCACATAACAATGATTACCTTGAAATCTGCCGTTGCTACAAGTCGATTTATGAAATTCCATCAGTAAAAGAGGATCCAGCAAAGTGGATACCG GTTCTTAGGAAgatttgctggtacttggtgctgGCTCCTCATGATCCAATGCAGTCGAGCCTTCTCAATGCTACACTAGAGGATAAAAATCTTTCTGAGATCCCAAATTTCCG GTTACTACTGAAGCAACTCGTTACCATGGAGGTGATTCAGTGGACAAAGTTGTGGGAATTCTTCAAGGATGAGTATGAGAATGAGAAGAATTTTCTTGGAGGAGCTTTAGGTACCAAAGCTGCGGAAGATTTGAAGCTGAGGATCATCGAACAT AATATCTTGGTTGTTTCGAAGTactattcaaggatcaccctgaaGAGGATTGCGGATCTTCTTTGCTTGAGCTTGCAG GAAGCAGAGAAACATCTTTCAGACATGGTGAACTCAAAGGCCTTGATTGCAAAGATTGACAGACCAATGGGGATCATATCGTTCCGTACAGCTCAGGACAGCAATGGGGTGCTCAACTCGTGGGCGTCGAACCTCGAGAAGCTTCTTGACCTTGTTGAGAAGAGCTGCCACCAAATACACAAGGAGACCATGATCCACAAGGTGGTGTTGAAAGCGTAA